One segment of Chionomys nivalis chromosome 3, mChiNiv1.1, whole genome shotgun sequence DNA contains the following:
- the Bach1 gene encoding transcription regulator protein BACH1, protein MSVSESAVFAYESSVHSTNVLLSLNDQRKKDVLCDVTVVVEGQRFRAHRSVLAACSSYFHSRIVGQTDAELTITLPEEVTVKGFEPLIQFAYTAKLILSKDNVEEVCRCAEFLSVHNIEESCFQFLKFKFLDSTVEQQGCARKKCFSPHCQKADFKISLSDQKDLELIEAEEYLEKRSTQAPPCDPQRCQGDVKALSSLQDSASQTCQAMCLEKDGAVALPSLCPKYRKFQKAFGTDKIRTLECGIKDVHAASVQPNETSELECLGGAQGCADLQVILKCEGAKPAMESEEAKRRDPTPQCPVAQTEAASFPHSSADPHGLYSLPLLHAYDQSGDLGFAGVQSKTVKAEKPLSAPDAQEEKPFSENQDLYLKSETGPKEDSSSLASGDRSSVEREVAEHLAKGFWSDICSTDSTCQMQLSPAAAKEGSEQGFSQRRSECPWLGIRISESPEPGQRTFTTLSSVSCPFISTLSSEGCSSNLEIGNYDYVAEPPQEPCPYACVISLGDDSETDTEGDSESCSAREQECEVKLPFNAQRIISLSRNDFQSLLKMHKLTPEQLDCIHDIRRRSKNRIAAQRCRKRKLDCIQNLESEIEKLQSEKESLLKERDLILSTLGETKQNLTGLCQQVCKEAALSQEQIQILAKYSASDCPLSFLISEKGKSTDGELAFPSVFSVCDGPPPCGPGSSKAGQEPGKESQKTAPTTAAALEQATLLEPCRQSGGISDFCQQMTDKCTTDE, encoded by the exons ATGTCTGTGAGTGAGAGCGCAGTGTTTGCCTATGAGTCCTCCGTGCACAGCACCAACGTCTTGCTCAGCCTCAATGACCAGCGGAAGAAGGACGTGCTGTGCGATGTCACTGTCGTGGTGGAGGGCCAGCGGTTCCGAGCCCACCGCTCGGTGCTGGCTGCGTGCAGCAGCTACTTCCACTCGAGAATCGTAGGCCAAACTGATGCTGAGCTCACCATCACACTGCCTGAAGAG GTGACAGTTAAAGGATTTGAACCTTTGATTCAGTTTGCCTACACTGCCAAGCTCATCCTAAGCAAAGACAACGTGGAGGAGGTGTGCAGGTGTGCGGAGTTCCTGAGCGTGCACAATATCGAGGAGTCCTGCTTTCAGTTTCTCAAGTTTAAGTTTCTGGACTCCACCGTGGAGCAGCAAGGATGTGCAAGGAAAAAATGCTTCTCCCCCCACTGTCAGAAAGCAGACTTTAAAATCTCACTTTCAGACCAGAAAGATCTAGAACTCATTGAAGCAGAGGAGTACTTGGAAAAGAGAAGTACTCAGGCCCCTCCGTGTGACCCGCAGAGGTGTCAGGGCGATGTGAAAGCGCTGTCCTCTCTCCAGGACAGCGCCAGTCAGACGTGCCAGGCCATGTGCTTGGAGAAGGATGGAGCCGTGGCATTGCCATCTTTGTGTCCCAAGtacagaaaattccagaaagcGTTTGGAACTGACAAGATCCGTACTCTAGAATGTGGCATCAAAGATGTCCATGCTGCTTCTGTCCAACCGAACGAGACGTCTGAACTCGAGTGTTTGGGGGGAGCACAAGGCTGTGCAGATTTAcaagtgattttaaaatgtgaaggaGCGAAGCCAGCCATGGAGAGTGAGGAGGCAAAGCGCAGAGACCCCACCCCTCAGTGCCCCGTGGCGCAGACAGAAGCAGCTTCTTTCCCTCACAGTTCTGCAGACCCTCACGGGCTATATTCCCTGCCACTCTTACACGCATATGACCAGTCGGGTGACTTGGGCTTTGCTGGGGTGCAAAGCAAAACAGTGAAAGCAGAGAAACCTTTATCAGCTCCAGATGCACAGGAAGAGAAACCGTTCAGTGAAAATCAGGATTTATACCTGAAATCTGAGACGGGCCCCAAAGAAGACAGCAGCAGCCTTGCTTCTGGTGATCGGAGTAGCGTGGAGAGGGAGGTGGCAGAGCACCTGGCCAAAGGCTTCTGGAGTGACATTTGCAGCACGGACTCGACTTGCCAAATGCAGTTGTCACCTGCTGCGGCCAAAGAGGGCTCAGAACAGGGCTTCTCGCAAAGGCGGTCCGAGTGTCCCTGGTTGGGTATCAGGATCAGCGAGAGCCCAGAGCCAGGCCAGCGGACTTTCACAACTCTCAGCTCTGTCAGCTGCCCCTTTATAAGTACTCTGAGTTCCGAAGGCTGCTCGAGCAACTTGGAAATCGGAAACTACGATTACGTGGCGGAGCCTCCGCAGGAGCCTTGTCCGTACGCTTGCGTGATCAGCCTGGGCGATGACTCTGAGACCGACACAGAAGGTGACAGTGAGTCCTGTTCTGCCAGGGAGCAGGAATGTGAG GTAAAACTGCCATTTAATGCTCAGCGAATAATCTCGCTCTCGCGGAATGACTTCCAGTCCCTGTTGAAGATGCACAAACTGACCCCAGAGCAGCTGGACTGTATCCATGACATCCGCAGGAGGAGTAAGAACAGAATTGCTGCGCAGCGCTGTCGCAAGAGGAAATTGGACTGTATTCAGAACCTTGAATCAGAAATCGAGAAGCTG CAAAGTGAAAAGGAGAGCCTGCTGAAGGAACGAGATCTCATCTTGTCAACACTGGGTGAAACAAAGCAGAACCTGACGGGACTTTGCCAGCAAGTGTGCAAGGAAGCTGCTCTGAGTCAGGAGCAGATTCAGATCCTCGCCAAGTACTCGGCCTCAGACTGCCCGCTTTCTTTTCTAATTTCGGAGAAAGGAAAAAGTACTGATGGTGAACTTGCTTTTCCTTCAGTTTTCAGTGTGTGTGATGGGCCACCCCCCTGTGGACCAGGGAGCAGCAAGGCAGGCCAGGAACCGGGGAAAGAGTCCCAGAAAACCGCGCCAACCACCGCAGCCGCCCTGGAGCAGGCCACACTGTTGGAACCCTGTCGGCAGAGTGGCGGGATCTCAGACTTCTGCCAGCAGATGACTGACAAGTGCACTACTGATGAGTGA